The following proteins are encoded in a genomic region of Arachis ipaensis cultivar K30076 chromosome B02, Araip1.1, whole genome shotgun sequence:
- the LOC107626884 gene encoding probable disease resistance protein At1g12280 — protein MCNPIPDFILECIFDSLKEIVVVGWKKYASNPVDYVLNNKKKLKELEKAINDLQEDRNRVCGKADEDEVRFGREVYHVKAWLRQVQDIIDEYRKLEEDRKKHFVASYLNPIQRYGWSKTAQEIKGTVGELQNEKCDIIISSWQDLSSIGVATSEFDYIPLKSRETTKKKIKESLEDPNARLIGVFGATGVGKTTLVKSATALLEKPNEFDVVITVKVTKCPDIKRIQGQIADMLGVKFEGESEHARAITIQDKLKNEKDNILIILDDLCAKIDLNSLGIPSPTDDLGPLLLTKGESSADKQTDGADKEKQSRGID, from the exons ATGTGTAATCCGATTCCTGATTTTATACTAGAATGTATTTTCGACTCCCTAAAGGAGATAGTTGTAGTTGGATGGAAGAAGTATGCAAGCAATCCGGTGGACTATGTGTTgaacaacaagaagaaacttAAGGAGCTAGAGAAAGCCATAAATGATCTCCAGGAGGATAGAAACAGGGTATGTGGAAAAGCCGACGAGGATGAAGTGCGATTCGGGAGAGAAGTATATCATGTTAAGGCATGGTTGCGTCAGGTACAAGACATAATCGATGAATATCGTAAGTTGGAAGAAGATAGGAAAAAACACTTTGTGGCGTCCTACCTAAATCCAATTCAAAGGTATGGCTGGAGCAAAACAGCACAAGAGATTAAAGGGACGGTTGGAGAGCTACAAAATGAAAAGTGTGATATTATTATATCTTCTTGGCAAGATCTATCATCCATTGGTGTTGCAACTTCTGAATTTGATTAT ATACCTTTAAAATCAAGAGAAACAACCAAGAAAAAGATCAAGGAATCGCTAGAAGACCCTAATGCAAGATTGATCGGTGTTTTTGGGGCAACTGGTGTGGGAAAGACCACTTTGGTAAAAAGTGCTACTGCTCTGTTGGAAAAGCCGAACGAGTTCGATGTGGTGATAACGGTTAAAGTGACAAAATGTCCTGATATAAAAAGGATACAAGGCCAAATCGCTGACATGCTGGGAGTGAAGTTTGAAGGGGAAAGTGAGCATGCAAGAGCAATCACCATACAAGACAAGCTTAAGAATGAGAAGGACAACATCCTTATAATCCTAGATGATCTATGTGCAAAAATAGATCTAAATTCATTGGGGATTCCATCACCAACCGATGATCTTGGTCCTCTTCTCTTGACAAAAGGTGAATCTTCTGCTGACAAACAAACTGATGGAGCAGATAAGGAGAAACAAAGCAGGGG TATTGACTGA